From the Chelonoidis abingdonii isolate Lonesome George chromosome 4, CheloAbing_2.0, whole genome shotgun sequence genome, the window TCGCGTTGCTAAAGCAACAGGAAGCAAACGTGGCTCTAATGGACTTGCCAGCCTGGACAAGGGCGTAACCCCCAATACACCCATTGTCATGGTTGAGTCTCACATCCACAAGGAAAGGTCCCTCTGGCTTCGAACTGATTATACCAATGACGCGGGGCAGCTGCTGTTGCCACTGGGGGTTTAATGGGTTCTCCCAACCTCAGCAACAATCTCTTCCCCCCAGAATGGTGTCTCCTCCACTTTCCATAGTCCCTCTCACTTGCAGTACTGCCTGGGCCCCTGTTGTCCAATCACCCCACAGACTCCTGTGCAGTACGGCCCTGTGGATCCCACCCCCATGCTGCAGgtggggaaccaaggcacagggGAGGCAAGTCTTGTCCACACAGAAAGACTAATCCGGATTAACTGCAGGTGCACAGTTAAACTGGATCAGCAAAAAGGCAGGTCCCACAGATTCACCCTCCCGAGCCGCTGTTAAACCGAAGTAAGACCAGGTAGGCGCATCCACACAGGGTCCTACTACTCTGGATTAACATCACCCACCCCACCAGCCCCGGGCCGCCTCAAACACCACGTTCCGTCCACACGTGCGCTGAAAGGCCCCGCCCCACGGCTCTCCGCCAATCCGCGTGTCCGTTATGTGTGTAACTACTTCCCCATACCACTCCGCCAATCCGTTTGGCCGTTCTGGACATGaccccgcccccttcccctcaACCAATTCGACGGGCCGGCCGGAGGTGACACCGCCCACATCTTTCACAATCACCAATCAACCGAGGCCGTCACTAATGGTCCCGCCCTAAATCCCATCCCTCCGCCAATCATTTAACCCTATTTAGACTGCGTCACGTCCACGCTGCGGAATCAGAACTCCCGTCCCGCCTCCCGCCCGCCCCGTAGCCAATGAGACGCGAGCTGGACGCTGATTGGCCCTAGCGCTCGCCGGCGCAGGCCTGGCCAGCTCGCTGTGGACTCGGCGCGGAGCGGCGTACGGGCCCCCGGTGCTGTCCCCGCAGGGTGAGTTCGGCTCCCCGGCCCCGCGCAGGCCGCGCGNNNNNNNNNNNNNNNNNNNNNNNNNNNNNNNNNNNNNNNNNNNNNNNNNNNNNNNNNNNNNNNNNNNNNNNNNNNNNNNNNNNNNNNNNNNNNNNNNNNNNNNNNNNNNNNNNNNNNNNNNNNNNNNNNNNNNNNNNNNNNNNNNNNNNNNNNNNNNNNNNNNNNNNNNNNNNNNNNNNNNNNNNNNNNNNNNNNNNNNNNNNNNNNNNNNNNNNNNNNNNNNNNNNNNNNNNNNNNNNNNNNNNNNNNNNNNNNNNNNNNNNNNNNNNNNNNNNNNNNNNNNNNNNNNNNNNNNNNNNNNNNNNNNNNNNNNNNNNNNNNNNNNNNNNNNNNNNNNNNNNNNNNNNNNNNNNNNNNNNNNNNNNNNNNNNNNNNNNNNNNNNNNNNNNNNNNNNNNNNNNNNNNNNNNNNNNNNNNNNNNNNNNNNNNNNNNNNNNNNNNNNNNNNNNNNNNNNNNNNNNNNNNNNNNNNNNNNNNNNNNNNNNNNNNNNNNNNNNNNNNNNNNNNNNNNNNNNNNNNNNNNNNNNNNNNNNNNNNNNNNNNNNNNNNNNNNNNNNNNNNNNNNNNNNNNNNNNNNNNNNNNNNNNNNNNNNNNNNNNNNNNNNNNNNNNNNNNNNNNNNNNNNNNNNNNNNNNNNNNNCGCCTGGGTCCCATCTCTGGAGAGGGGAGCTGCAGGACCCCCGTGGGAAAGTGCCCTGCACTATGGCCctcggacgcctgggtcccatctCTGAAGAGGGGAGCTGCAGGACCCTTGTGGGAAAGTGCCCTGTACTATGgcccccggacgcctgggtcccatcccTGGAGAGGGGAGCTGCAGGACCCCCGTAGGAAAATGCCCTGTACTATGgcccccggacgcctgggtcccatcccTGTAGAGGGGAGTTACAGGACTCCCGTGGGAAAGTGCCCTGTACTGCCATCCCCAAGTCCTGTTTGCAGGGTGTTCTGTATTGGGTTCAGGGGCTGGTGGGTGGGGCTGGCCTGTATTGGGTAGGTGCCAGGCTGAGTGTGTGAGCTTACACTGTCTTCTCCTCCCTTGTGCTGCAGGATTGCCCTGGGCTCAGCATGGCGGCGCTGCGGATGATATGCCGAGCTTCCTGCACAGGTAAGGACTGCAGTGGCAGGGAGACCCACCAGCTCCCCCACACTGTAGGGCTGTCGGCTGAGCcttctttccctctgctcccctatGGGGCTGGAAGCATTCTCTAACCTTTTCTCCTTGAttccccagggacaccatcctgccCGAGTCTCACACGGCTGCTCAGTGTTACAGCCTCGAGAAAGTCCTACAGTAAGTACTGCCTCCGGCCTCCCCAAGGCTGCCCCAGAGTTCTCTTTGGGGGCACAGCATCCAGAACCCATTCTGGAGGGCATGGAGTCTAGTCTGGTTCTCCTGCCCCCCCAGGGGGCTGCACCCAGAGTCCCTTCCACCAAGGTGTGCACCATCCAAGTTAGATCTCTTCCATCCCCCAAGTTCCCATAGAGTCCCTTCCAGGTGCTGTTGGGGCACCATATCCAGAGGATGGGTGCCTGTCCCAGCTCCTTCATGTTGGTCTGTGTAGGGTGGTGATGGTTTATGTCTCTCCTACAGAGTATGTGAATGTACAGGAGGTGAAATCAGACATGAAATCCATCACCGACCAGGCTGCTCAAACCCTCTTGTGGACGGAGCTCATTCGAGGTGAGCCCCGGGTTCTGTCGGGATGGGCTGTGATGGCAGGACCTGAATGGGGTGGTTGTGGTGGAACCTGGTGTGAGGGTTGTTGGGATTGAGAATGGGGGGAAGGTGGGCTGTGAGCTTCTGATAGGCATGGATGCTTCCTTGTGCCAGTAAGATTGCAGTGGAGGGGTCCCCACATGGAgatggcatagggtctgagtgaTGCTTAGTGTCTTTGCTGTTCCTCAGCTGGATTCTAaccttccctggctcctcctctagGTCTGGCTATGACCCTGAGTTACCTCTTCCGGGAACCTGCCACCATCAACTACCCCTTTGAGAAGGGCCCCCTGAGCCCGCGTTTCCGGGGGGAGCACGCCCTGCGCCGTTATCCATCTGGAGAGGAGCGGTGCATCGCCTGCAAACTCTGTGAGGCTGTGTGCCCTGCTCAGGTGAGCCTCCCCCTTACCCCAGGGGGGGTTGCCCATGTGGGGTcgcacctcccagccccagagcccctcTCTGATGCTTATCTTTGGCATGGTGCGTCCCAGGTAAGCAACTCTTGTGTGGTGAGGTCCCCCGGTCTCTGCTCCCTAGCATCTTGTCCCCAGGGGGCCTTGGTTTGGTCCCCTCTGGGTGCCTGTTGCCCAGCTTGGACGCTCATGCCTCAAAAGGCTCCCTCCCAGCTGGATGCCCTGTGTTTGGGGCTGTGAGAGCTGCATTGGCCCTAGGAGGGAAAGTGCTGGCGGGCACGGGTGCTGACACAGCTGAATGACCgtgttctcccctcccctgccaggcgATCACTATCGAGGCCGAGCCACGTGCTGATGGCAGCCGCCGAACCACCCGCTATGACATCGACATGACTAAGTGCATTTACTGCGGGTTCTGCCAGGAGGCCTGCCCTGTGGATGCCATCGTGGAGGTGAATGTGACTGGCTGCGCATGGGGCTGGTGTGCGGGGGAGCCAAGCATGTGATCTCTCCCCAGACCTGCCCTCATACACCTTGGCCTCTGAAGGTCTCTGTATGGCAGGGGAGAGGTCCTGGTGGGTCTCTGCACTGGGCAAGGGCGCAGTGCAGAGACCCATCCATGAGTCTCTGTCTTGGGGGTGAGGCCCTGCTGGCAGGTTGGCCCTGGCGGCAACTATCTGCTCTGCTGGTCTCTGCAGGGCCCCAACTTCGAGTTCTCCACCGAGACGCATGAGGAACTGCTGTACAACAAGGAGAAACTGCTCAACAACGGTGACAAGTGGGAGGCCGAGATCGCGGCCAACATTGAAGCCGACTACCTGTACCGGTGACGGCTGGGCCCcccacgctgcccagcctgcttccTAGATCCCCCTCTGCAATAAAGGGCCTACACCCAGGTCCACAGCTCCTCTGTATCTGCCTTGGGGGAGAATGGGGcttcggggggagggagggaatgggtGGGTAGGGGACATGTGACCCGGGCTCTTAGAGCCTCTCTTGTCTAGTAACCCCCTCGCTCAGGGTCTCTCACTCCTGTATGTTtgtatggggggtggggaaactgaggccctgagCAGGGGAGGGGACTCTACTTAGGGAACTGGGATGGGGGGGACGCGTGACCCCTGCTGTCCCAATGCTACACATCACATTGGGTCTGTAACTGGCTTTGGCTCAAACCCACAGTTCTTGCCGGCACTGGGAAACACTGCTCAGGGGGGAAGAGCGGCTGGACATTCACGCCAGTTAGACTGCTGTTTCCGGGGGGGAGGACACACACCCACCCCCGGCTCCAGGCAGAGGAGCCAATGCCAGAGCAGGGTTGGTGCCTAGCCCTGCTGTTCCAGtactgcccctccctgccctggtgcATGAGAAATAGGCTTAGGCAGGATGGGGGAACTCTGCCAACCACTGAGCCAGGCAGCggtctgtccctgcccccttttGGCCCTGGTTCTGTCTTGTGCTGCTACTATCTCTGGCCCTCGCTGAGCTGGACTCAGGAGCAgatccccacagccctgctgactCCTGCACTTGGGGGAGTGGTGGCCAGAAATATACTCCCCTGAGATAGCTCTTGCAGTCCAGAAGAGATGAGGTCTAGTCCCCTTTGGCAGTGTCTGTCTTGGCTCATGAGTGGCCCCCAGGAGCCTGGGGTGTCAAGGTGTCCTGCAGTGGCTGAGcagcatgagtaccaacctcagggcaggctGTTATGAGGCAGGGTgcaaaccccaaactggctggGGGTTCTGGATTTAGATTTCACCTATCAAGTGTGAATCTCTCAGGCATTATAACAGTCTAGCCAGGGAGTCTCAGACATTCCCCTTTGCTATGCTGctctatcttgccacctaggTAAGGTTGCCTgggtgatagatggtcccttacgcCAAagatcacaacaatattcaggtttctTCCAGTCTGACAggatcagtcacttacctcagggcaactgcaccttaGATCTcgcaccaaagacaatgcttgtaggcAGCCCTACTgaaaaaactatctaaagatttattaactaggcaAAGGAAATAGTGAAAGGAAGTAAACATACACCCAGAGGCGTTACAGCCTTAAGTTTCAAAAGATAATAGAAGCTTCTCTAATAAGCAAGCTCtctgtcctttagggctaacctagGCCAAGCACGGGGGTCTTTCACTTATGCTTGGTAGTCTTTGCCCTTCAGACTCTGAGCAGCATGAAACACAGTTTCTCCTTGTCAAGGGCCTtttattcctcccccccccccaccctgcttccAGTTGCAAATTCAGCTGGTGGGAGGAATTGAGTTGCAGTCTCTTTTTCATGGAGGGTGGGAGAAAGCCATTCACAAAGCCTTTTGTcttctgatgttccacaatgatTCCTGTCCTAGCtctgggccttcttttgttgggccaGAGATAACACCTGTGGCAAACTAGAACCTTGCAGTTGGTAGTGCTGCTCACCTGGCCAGTGATTTCCAGTTACAGAGCCAACACTTAAATATTACAACATGGGATACAGGTATAAGTGAGATTACGGGATGCAGCAAGCTACA encodes:
- the NDUFS8 gene encoding NADH dehydrogenase [ubiquinone] iron-sulfur protein 8, mitochondrial isoform X1, producing MPCTMAPGRLGPIPVEGSYRTPVGKCPVLPSPSPVCRDCPGLSMAALRMICRASCTGTPSCPSLTRLLSVTASRKSYKYVNVQEVKSDMKSITDQAAQTLLWTELIRGLAMTLSYLFREPATINYPFEKGPLSPRFRGEHALRRYPSGEERCIACKLCEAVCPAQAITIEAEPRADGSRRTTRYDIDMTKCIYCGFCQEACPVDAIVEGPNFEFSTETHEELLYNKEKLLNNGDKWEAEIAANIEADYLYR
- the NDUFS8 gene encoding NADH dehydrogenase [ubiquinone] iron-sulfur protein 8, mitochondrial isoform X2; the encoded protein is MAALRMICRASCTGTPSCPSLTRLLSVTASRKSYKYVNVQEVKSDMKSITDQAAQTLLWTELIRGLAMTLSYLFREPATINYPFEKGPLSPRFRGEHALRRYPSGEERCIACKLCEAVCPAQAITIEAEPRADGSRRTTRYDIDMTKCIYCGFCQEACPVDAIVEGPNFEFSTETHEELLYNKEKLLNNGDKWEAEIAANIEADYLYR